The following proteins are encoded in a genomic region of Glycine soja cultivar W05 chromosome 17, ASM419377v2, whole genome shotgun sequence:
- the LOC114392298 gene encoding cx9C motif-containing protein 4: MAQASKEPCKKEACDIQACLSKNNFLPQKCLKVIELLDSCCAKCDYNSTHCASLSGLLKPKPKPKR; the protein is encoded by the exons ATGGCGCAGGCAAGCAAGGAGCCGTGCAAGAAAGAGGCTTGTGACATTCAAGCTTGCCTCTCCAAGAACAACTTTCTTCCACAAAA GTGCCTTAAAGTTATTGAACTGCTTGACTCCTGTTGTGCAAAATGCGATTATAACTCAACTCACTGTGCTTCCCTCTCCGGACTTTTGAAACCGAAGCCAAAGCCTAAGAGATGA